The following nucleotide sequence is from Ornithodoros turicata isolate Travis chromosome 2, ASM3712646v1, whole genome shotgun sequence.
CAATGGAAAGCAAAACAGTAATGGTCATAGCTTAAAACACATTGAAGATCACTTATTCAAGCATGGAAAGGAACAGGTACTCAGCTTTGTAGGTCCCATGCGTAGCTTGGACGTGACAAAGCTGATGGCAGCCATCCTTTTcaacttttgtatctcttttATCAGGTATTTTCTTTGTTCATTCTTACTTTTAgtacgtttttatttttttattttttaatgtcACAGCAACAAGGCCGGttaatctttctttttgttcctcgaTGCATAAAGTTTCCTGTCAGTCAATGAAGACACGATCATCTCCAAATTTCAACCTGGCAATACCAAAACAAGATTTATTATACACAGCAATAGCAACAACCTGTTTCGTCCCCTCATCAtgatatatatgtacatacatatgcacacaatgaaaacaaagaacaTCTGTACACGGGTCTAAATGCTCACATAAGTGTATTCACTGGAAACGCGCctcctttgaaggtttctgctTTTTGCTCCGCTCTGCGCAAGAACGGTTAATGCCCTCTATGGAGAAATGCATTCTCATCACAGCATAGAACTTTACAATGTTCATAGTGAGATATTCACTATGGGTTTGACAGTCAACATTCTCAAGGCTTCGCCTAGAAAGTGATGggaaaagtacctcaaaattatacttaaagtaaagtaccaagtacatggcgtcattagtacttcaggTACAGTACAAgcacccaattccaaatgtagttcaagtaaagtacaaaatactaggcaaagtacttcaagtattcttCAAGTTCAttgaatttaatttgtatcacattgcatttcactgtttagtatatgtgtcttgtttttgtttatttttggcAAAACTCTAGCGAGCATTtttgacaaatgctctaaagCCAGGTTaaaggcgcagatatagtccGACGTTTTTGGCGTCGCAGCCAGCGACAGCCGAAGTCGGACACGTCACGTCAAGCCAGCCAGGAAATATGCGTTTATAGTCAGACGCGCGTCAGCAACGGCCGGCGGCCGTGGCGCATGCGCAAGGTTGCAGAAGCTGTCTGCTACCTTTCCCGCGGTTTCCGACAGTTGCGGCCTTTCGCGCGTATTGCGTGTTTTCGTAATAATTTGCTCTTGAAATGGCGTGGACGTATCCAGCGCGGCGAAAAATCACTACAGCATTGTTGCTGCGTCGTCTACGACGGAGACGGAAGCGGACTATGTACATCCGAGAGATATTCGACAAGCGGCCTTACATTGGGCAGTACCACAACCTCGTACAGGAGCTGCGGCAAGTGGATCCAGAATACCATTTCAAGTATTTCAGGTAATAATTGAAAGCATGCTTtcataataataacaacaatactactactaataataattataaCAATAATAAGAATTTATTTTTGATTAGGCGCTCATAAAAAACCCTAATATGTTGTTATGCATATTAATATGAATGCCCTGCCTGTGGTTACCCTTATTTACTGCTTAAAAGGATTTGCTAGCTGCTCCTGTTTGAACGCATGTAAAGACCCTCCCTTCCCTGCTGGGGAGTCGTTTTCCTGTGCATTAGTGGTAATTGCCGATTCCTGGGCACATGGTAGGTGCCAAGAACAATCTTCTTTAACGCAGCCAGTGTGTGTTCTTTATGCAGGATGACCAAGGCATCATTCGACCGTTTGTTGGGCCTGGTGTACTACAGGCTGTTGCATCCTCCGAATCATAGAAGACCCATATCTCCTGCGGAGAGACTAGCAGTCACATTGAGGTAAGCCCTTAACGATATTCACCCGAGAAGCCGTTTTGAGTTAAATGGCTTGGATTAAGGCGACTTCTGGAAACTCATATGGTATTTCATTCATGTTCTCGTCATCCTTGCGATTAAATCTTTTCGGATTCATATTACACCAGGAGCTATGGCCAGTCTTCTCTAATTCAACACTCGAAATACGCACAAGAACACATAACTGTGAAATAACCCAACAATGATGAACTTACTTGAAATAAGGAGAAAATTCAGACTGGTTCTGTGCTTGCTCATTAATTTGCGTTTCGTTCTTTCTCGTGCCAGCCCTGGTGTTGTATGGACAacgtttttagcggttttcAGACTCATTAACTTTTACAGATTCCTGGCAACCGGCAGTCCCATGCAAGACACCGCCATCAATTACTGTATGCACGTTTCAACCGTGTCCAACATATTGAGCGAGACCCTTGCGGCAATATGGGACTGCCTCTCACCACTCGTGTTAAAACCACCAACAACACCCGAGTGGGAGAAAATCCGGCAAGTGTACAGCTCTATGTGGAACTTTCCGAATGTCATTGGAAGTATAGATGGCAAACATTTTGCTATTCGGTGTCCGGACAAAAGCGGCTCTGACTTCTTTAATTACAAAGGGTTCTATTCTATTGTACTGCTTGCAGTGGCTGATGCAGAATACCGCTTTATCCTAGTTGATGTTGGGGCTCAAGGGCGAGTATCAGATGGTGCGTGTTTCAATGAAAGTGGTATCAAGGAACACTTTGAGCGTGGAACGCTTGGACTACCTTCATCAGCCTGTCGGTGGCCTGTTTGTATGGTAGGTGACGCGGCATTCCCCTTGCGACCGTACTTAATGCGGCCATACCCTGGGAGGAACCTAAGCGAAACAAAAAAAGTATTCAACTACCGGTTGTCGAGAGCAAGACGGTGCATTGAGAACGCATTTGGGATCTTGGTGTCAAGGTGGCGCTCATTTCTGTCTACTGTCACCGGAACGCCGGACTTCCTTACTGACATGGTGAAGGCAGGCGTCTGCCTACACAATTTCTTGATGTTGGACGCTGCATACTGTCCAGAAGGCTATGCTGATACTGTGTGTGGGGAGAATGTGCAAGAAGGCATTTGGAGAGAAACAGTAACACAAGTAGGATGTGAGGGttcgtctggagcaaaccgccCAACTTCAGTGGCCATGGCAATCAGAGATGAAATTGCGGGTTATTTCATGTCTCCTGAAGGTTCCCTACCATGGCAGCTAAGGGTTGTTAGGAGAAGTTGAAAAGTGGTCTGTGCTTCCTTGGTACTCTGCACAGAACATGTGATACAGAACTGTGATAGATAAAACGACTTTTTGTCAGAACTATTTTATTACCTTACACACTGAACCTCAAACAATGCTGTGTTGTATGCTCAAAGTTTGTGTTAATACAGGCATCTGTACGCCTTCTTTGTTTTTCAGTTTTCTGAAATAAACTACTAGGCACTTATATTTTTTTCGATAATCTACAGCGTTTTGTTTTACGGCTTGCGTGTCAGCAAGAAGGCAACAAGTTGTCTAACTGTGGGATGCATTATTATGAAGCAGACAAAAACTGCACACACATTTAGTTTGCTGGTACTTTCGTTATTGCTTGGCACTTGCGTAGACACTGAATGCTTTTTTCTTGCATATCAGAAGGGCTTTACAAAAATTAAATGCTGTAGGCTAGACTAGAAACGAGACTAGATATACTGACTAGGTATATAATTCTACACAAGAAAATAACACAAATAGTACATTTGTAGTCATTTGTACAAATAGTAGTAGTCAAAAATAATTCAGGTATATCAAGTATATCAAGTTCAGGTACATCAAGACAAAACACTTTGTTCAGGAAGTGCATATCACATTTGGTTCATTGGCTCTTCTGTTATTGCTTGGTGCTTGTGTAGACACTGACTGCTTTGTTCTTACAAATCAGAAGGGctttacaaaaataaaatgttggCTGAATTAGAAAAGAGACTAGATAtgccgttttttttaaatattcattACAAAATTTTATTTCAAGAAAAACTAGTCGCGCAAAATAGATGGCGTTTCAGCAGGTGGTTTATAAGGCCAGAcagacatcctgtaggacagcgcaTGCATGTGCTGgatgactaattagctaaaattcattaattaactgatATTAGTAAGattttttctgggaaatgtgGGATAGCAGAATTGCAGCCAGTCATTATTGAAACCCATTGTCCTTATTAAATAGCCTGAGAAGCAACCATACTTCGAGacataaattgccaaatttctGTATGCAAAttagccgaaaccagaactgaGCAGTATTCAAGCACAGAAACAGCTACAGGCAATCACGGGGAGAGGGCACATGCCTTGGAGCAATGGAGCTGGTTGGAGTAGATGCAAATCTGAGATCGCTCTCCTACCCAGATAAGGTGAAGGGTGCGTGGTTGTTGCGCTCGAAAAGCGAATAGTTgtagtttcggctcatttgcatagcgaaatttaaCATTTTACGTTGCTTCCTGGGTTGTTTAAAGGACGGTGGCTTTGAATAATGATTGGATCCAATCCTGCCATCTCGAAttcccccctctcccccccccccaaaaaaaaacatctaattatgaagttaatgaattttagttaattagtagTACAGTAGATGCAAACACTGTCCTACAGG
It contains:
- the LOC135384654 gene encoding uncharacterized protein LOC135384654, translating into MAWTYPARRKITTALLLRRLRRRRKRTMYIREIFDKRPYIGQYHNLVQELRQVDPEYHFKYFRMTKASFDRLLGLVYYRLLHPPNHRRPISPAERLAVTLRFLATGSPMQDTAINYCMHVSTVSNILSETLAAIWDCLSPLVLKPPTTPEWEKIRQVYSSMWNFPNVIGSIDGKHFAIRCPDKSGSDFFNYKGFYSIVLLAVADAEYRFILVDVGAQGRVSDGACFNESGIKEHFERGTLGLPSSACRWPVCMVGDAAFPLRPYLMRPYPGRNLSETKKVFNYRLSRARRCIENAFGILVSRWRSFLSTVTGTPDFLTDMVKAGVCLHNFLMLDAAYCPEGYADTVCGENVQEGIWRETVTQVGCEGSSGANRPTSVAMAIRDEIAGYFMSPEGSLPWQLRVVRRS